A single window of Chloracidobacterium sp. DNA harbors:
- the hisC gene encoding histidinol-phosphate transaminase, translating to MTFKLERLVRRNIRDLKPYSSARSEFVGTAEVFLDANENSFGSPAGPGYNRYPDPLQTTLKARIAPIKQVLPSQIFIGNGSDEAIDLLFRVFCEPGRDEVIICPPTYGMYRVSAEINDVAVREVLLTDDFQLNVAAIKRALTERTKLIFVCSPNNPTGDLMRHESMIELAESFDGIIVVDEAYIDFAGDASLTGEIGRIPNLVVLQTFSKAWGMAGIRVGLAYADQSIVDLMNRVKPPYNVSEIAQDAVIRALADRSTIEKWIGDIISERERLQIALDKLQIVKKVYPSSANFILAKFTDANAVYDALIDQKIVVRNRSNVEFCDGCLRITVGTATENDRLIATLEMIENTENVPATTASGDVKI from the coding sequence GTGACATTTAAGCTAGAGCGGCTGGTCCGCCGCAATATCAGAGATCTGAAGCCATACTCATCGGCACGTTCCGAGTTTGTCGGCACGGCCGAGGTATTCCTCGATGCCAACGAGAACTCATTCGGATCGCCGGCGGGCCCCGGATACAATCGCTATCCCGACCCGCTTCAAACGACGTTGAAGGCCCGCATTGCTCCGATAAAGCAGGTACTGCCGTCGCAGATATTCATCGGCAACGGCAGCGACGAGGCGATCGATCTGCTGTTTCGCGTATTTTGCGAACCGGGCCGCGATGAGGTGATAATCTGCCCGCCGACTTACGGGATGTATCGTGTGTCGGCAGAGATCAATGACGTTGCGGTACGCGAAGTGCTCCTGACCGATGACTTTCAGCTCAATGTCGCCGCGATCAAGCGAGCATTGACCGAAAGGACGAAGCTGATCTTTGTCTGCTCGCCGAATAATCCGACCGGCGATCTGATGCGGCACGAATCAATGATCGAACTCGCCGAGAGCTTCGACGGGATCATTGTCGTTGACGAAGCCTACATAGATTTTGCCGGTGACGCCTCGCTCACGGGCGAGATCGGCCGGATACCGAATCTCGTCGTGCTCCAAACATTTTCCAAAGCCTGGGGAATGGCGGGTATTCGCGTGGGTCTCGCCTATGCGGATCAGTCGATCGTCGATCTGATGAATCGCGTAAAGCCGCCCTATAACGTCAGCGAGATTGCCCAAGATGCGGTGATCCGGGCATTGGCTGATCGTTCGACGATAGAGAAATGGATCGGCGACATAATATCGGAGCGGGAACGTCTGCAAATTGCACTTGATAAACTGCAAATTGTTAAAAAGGTCTATCCGTCGTCCGCTAATTTCATTTTGGCAAAATTTACCGATGCCAATGCGGTTTACGACGCACTGATCGATCAAAAGATAGTTGTCCGCAACCGCAGCAACGTCGAGTTTTGTGATGGATGCCTGCGGATCACCGTGGGCACGGCAACGGAGAATGATCGGCTGATCGCCACTCTCGAAATGATCGAAAATACGGAGAATGTGCCGGCAACTACGGCATCCGGAGATGTAAAAATATGA
- the hisB gene encoding bifunctional histidinol-phosphatase/imidazoleglycerol-phosphate dehydratase HisB yields the protein MKRVLFIDRDGTLIREPEDFQVDVIEKLRFLPGAITRLAQIVRETDFMIVMVTNQDGLGTDSFPETAFHPAQNFVLQTFADEGVVFADVFVDRTLPRQNAPTRKPGTAMLTKYLTGEYDLANSYVIGDRPTDVELAKNLGARAIYIENPNFPLDLNVDASVKTARDWNDIYDILRMPHRRITHTRKTNETEITVDLNLDGSGRAEIATGISFFDHMLEQLARHGGLDLSISAKGDLHIDEHHTIEDVAITLGEAFALALAGKRGIERYGFCLPMDDCLAQVALDFGGRNWIVWDAEFKREMIGAMPTEMFFHFFKSFSDKALCNLNIVATGTNEHHKIEAIFKAFAKAIKMAVRREGNSLPTTKGVL from the coding sequence ATGAAAAGAGTTCTATTTATCGACCGTGACGGCACGCTGATCCGCGAACCCGAGGACTTTCAGGTGGACGTGATCGAAAAGCTTCGATTTCTGCCCGGGGCAATTACCAGACTCGCTCAGATCGTGAGGGAAACAGATTTTATGATCGTGATGGTCACCAATCAGGACGGACTCGGTACTGATTCGTTCCCCGAGACCGCGTTTCATCCGGCACAGAATTTTGTGCTGCAGACATTCGCGGATGAGGGCGTCGTATTCGCCGACGTCTTTGTTGACCGGACGCTCCCGCGCCAAAATGCACCGACGCGGAAGCCGGGAACCGCGATGCTGACCAAATATCTTACGGGGGAATACGATCTGGCAAACTCCTACGTCATCGGGGACCGACCGACTGACGTCGAACTCGCCAAAAATCTCGGTGCAAGGGCGATCTACATCGAGAATCCCAATTTTCCTCTGGACCTGAATGTCGATGCATCAGTGAAAACGGCACGTGACTGGAATGATATTTATGACATTCTGCGTATGCCGCACCGCCGGATCACACACACGCGCAAAACAAACGAAACCGAGATCACGGTCGATCTCAACCTCGACGGCAGCGGCCGTGCGGAGATCGCGACCGGCATTTCATTTTTCGACCATATGCTCGAGCAACTTGCTCGTCACGGCGGTCTAGACCTCTCGATCTCGGCGAAGGGCGACCTGCATATCGATGAGCACCACACCATCGAGGACGTCGCGATCACGCTCGGCGAGGCGTTTGCACTCGCACTTGCGGGCAAGCGCGGTATCGAGCGATATGGCTTTTGCCTGCCGATGGACGATTGCCTCGCTCAGGTCGCATTAGATTTCGGCGGCCGAAACTGGATCGTCTGGGACGCCGAATTCAAACGCGAGATGATCGGCGCGATGCCGACCGAGATGTTCTTTCATTTTTTCAAATCGTTCAGCGACAAGGCTCTGTGCAACCTCAATATCGTCGCGACCGGCACAAACGAACACCATAAGATCGAAGCGATCTTTAAGGCGTTTGCCAAGGCGATCAAGATGGCGGTTCGACGCGAGGGAAACTCGCTGCCGACCACGAAAGGAGT